The Branchiostoma floridae strain S238N-H82 chromosome 3, Bfl_VNyyK, whole genome shotgun sequence genomic sequence ATAAGCAAAGCAAACTGAAGAAAGACTTATTGTAGCAGCTCAGAGGATCTTCAAGTGcagatgcagaacccagtgaaGAAAAAGAAGCAAACTGACCATCTCATGGCTCTGGGGTTTCCCCATCATCTTCTGATGCTGGTCAAACATCATCCTCTGCACCCCTGACTGCTCCTCATCGTCCATGTCATGCATGTGTTTGATGGGTTCTATCTTCTGGATGTCGATCTCAGGCTCGCCTACCAGGACAGCCTTCCACCAGTACTCCTTCTCTTTCTCTAGATTCACCTGGAGAGGACAGGACAGGAGAGGTGAGGTGACCGGAGAGGTTATAAACATCCTGTCTGCAAACAGACATAAGGATTCAGCTCATTCTCAGTGCTTTATGCCATTATTTGCAACATTGGTACTCTTCTAGTTTCGTACGAATTTAAGGAGGAGAAAAAGAGAGTGGTGTGGTTTTCCTCCCACATGGGACTGACATTAGGCTTAATATCCTCTCCGAAGTCCTGCAACCCTTTCTAGTAGCATACATGTTGGGTCAGCATCAGCAACCAGAAGTAGTTTTCTGTCAAGGTATAGTTTTTGGGCAGAAGAGCCACTGCAAATAAAGAAGTTAGATGTTTTTCTCCCTATGAACTTACCTGCACACACTTGCCTGGCTCCAGACTCCACATACTCTCCTCACAGATGATCTTATTGGTCAGCTTCCCCTCCATCAGCACCTTCACCTGGCCTCCATCTTTTATAGCAACCTACAAAAAGGTAAGTTATGAAGCACTGTCTAGTATGAAAACTCTAACATGTCACCAAGCAGCATAAGACTTTAGAGAGCTTTAGACAAAGTTCCATCCAACTTGCTGGCTACCACAATACAATAAAGGCTTCAATTAATCAAACACTAATTATAAAGTAAAAGAAACTTGATCAAGTTAATCGTTAACTGATTGTGACAGACCATACAGATGTCACCTACAGTATTCATAGGTTCATGTACCTGTAAGAAATTCCCCAGGATCTTTCCAACTAGCACAATGAAGAGTGGACTGTAGTTTAACATTCTTTTCAAAGACTGTGACTTTTTCCAGTAGTGTGTACTATGTGACAGTATGTCAGGTTAGTGACAAAGGCCGAGATTCAAACTCCCAAACTCTAGATCCAGAGGCAGGGTTGCTAACCTTTAGACTACACACACTACAGTCAATTAGTATATTCTTTACTCTAGATTTCCATGCCTCTCAATCTGTAACATTTTGTCACTGTTATTTCATCAAATGCTGCATTAATCTCACCTTTACGAAGTTGTTCTTAATATCCACTACGCAGTCCTTTGCCTTCTTGATGTTCTGAGGAACGTGTACTCTAATCTCCACCTCGTGTATGTGCTGGGCCCACTTGTAGTTCTCTCGAACAGCTCCGTTCCAGCTCTCAGCATCCTGCTGAAACTCCTCTTGGCTGGACACCAACATTTCAAAAATTGTTAGAATCATTAAATATGAAGAAATTACTTGAATCAATGGTTATCTTTAATGTGTCCAACGTAAGTACAGTTAACAACAAAAGATCAAAGACCTGACTCCTCTGTGAAAGAGTTTTTTGTATTCCTGATGGTAGTCTGTCAATTCAACTGGTGCATAGAATTGACCACTTACTATCACTCTGCAGTCTACACTATACAGTGAACATGACTAGCTACTGACGGTTAAGTTcagaaatcaaaagaaagaaattactagggaacgggttttctgcgcgtggagaatttgcgcgtgcgcgtgaaaaatgtgcgcgtgaaaaataaagttcctgaaatatgtcaaaaaatctgcagcaaggaattctatggcagaaaaatttgaacctatgatataattttccatctgttacctgaatttttggtttgaaaaaaccctgatttttagatcccttgggaataggtcaatttgcatattttgaacatttcaaaatcatgtaaatttgacagaaataaatggaaaaattactcatatgaggttttatattgtaaaatgtaacaatttaaggcttttctccattcaagaagcttcatttcatatttttttaagcagattgtttcacgcgcaaatttcaaacttttttgcgcgtgaaaagttTACATATAAAAATCACTTGTAAATCATTTAGATCgagattttgtactctagaatgcaacaatatgatgattaattccattttgtgccatcttgtttgagccTTTAAGTATAAAtctgcaaaaactttttgaatcccttgggaatcagctaatttgcatattgtcacgcgcagatttttcacgcgcaagttttcacgcgcaaattcttcacgcgcacaaaaccccaaccccatTTAATTACTAAATGCAAGTACatgatgtactacatgtatttgccatTACTTTTGTAACTCCCTTTGTCACCTTTTAAACAAGATGCAAAGTGTGGCAATAGTATATCAACTTTCATATGTGTGTCAAAACTGGCCTAACCCGGTAGTAGAATTGCAAATTCACAAAAGTGTACAGATGTATAAGTCCAAAAAGCTCTTGAACAAGCCACTTTTGTGGCATACCGTACATGCAACTCACCTAGTTGGTTTTGCTGATGCCCCTTCGTTTGCCTCTGTTCCCTCCACTGTCTTAGCATCTGTCTTACTGGCATCCTTCAGTGCCTCTTTAGTATCTACAGTTTCTCCATCtgtcctttctttcctttcttcatctttctgtCCATCACTTTTCGCCTCACTTGCAGGAGCAGTATCTACTTTGCTGGTTGCAACTGTTTGAGTCTTTTCTGGTGATGATGGCTTGTCCGTCTCTTTTTCCATGTTTTCTGGTGTTTGTGTTGTCTCCACCTCCACTTCTTCCACAACTGCTGATGCTGATTTGCAGTGGAACAAGAAGGCATGATTGGAATGTTGTTACTTGAATGATTCTGGATCAAATAGACACTTCATTTACTgttaattttgaaatgttcccAGTGGTTAAAACTTTTACTCATGCAGTTTTGCCCTTTGACAGCAAAATCATAACCCCCCCAAATATGTGTTTGCAACAAATTTCTACTGAACTACAATCTCAAAACACTacgaaaaaaacttttctctcctACCACTAAATGATGTAAGAATTGATTTTACAGGTATCTCCAAgcacatggtacatgtactagggcAAAATTAGAACATTCTTATCCAGCTAACTAGTAACTAGTTTGATGACATAATACAGACATACCCAACTTGTAACTCAAGCACTGCATA encodes the following:
- the LOC118410942 gene encoding nudC domain-containing protein 3-like; translated protein: MASPEMYDTALLGILQHQGKIENFLDVMFGFLYRRTDFFRTMRSKEDRMGFPPGVQEKMLYSIFKKWQHYATQDEERMMKKLQEKAEKERQAAAAASAVVEEVEVETTQTPENMEKETDKPSSPEKTQTVATSKVDTAPASEAKSDGQKDEERKERTDGETVDTKEALKDASKTDAKTVEGTEANEGASAKPTSQEEFQQDAESWNGAVRENYKWAQHIHEVEIRVHVPQNIKKAKDCVVDIKNNFVKVAIKDGGQVKVLMEGKLTNKIICEESMWSLEPGKCVQVNLEKEKEYWWKAVLVGEPEIDIQKIEPIKHMHDMDDEEQSGVQRMMFDQHQKMMGKPQSHEMKVHDMLKKGWDAPGSPFAGQEFDPTKFNISPGAVQM